In Campylobacter concisus, a single window of DNA contains:
- a CDS encoding GGDEF domain-containing protein: MAAVTVSQIVKEALNEIKDRHLMLTPENYTEVYNEISKKYGFTTEESKKIEKYISRLGDEYKNQALSLHIKTVDEFVAFMTARLSRGAQQGAGLAADDKKLQSLNAFARRILQAISMLHNKDAKSLAEQSMQLLARRYDEKNLEEMCLRWFDFVSSYDTEFLEFLKYYGVRDFDDLKTMSSELEKFLTQKDEDGEEDVLIQLLSLTLEPSITKDLDEELSAIRSTLKQNPKTLNSKEFQEKVKAFVDRRIEEDRTEIIEKVGSLNNVLQNISERISDIAVSSQSSSDKVKSIKNDLKNVNLNTNSIDQVRSMLIEIAGALEIESKELGIEMHNRQATILELQNRVNSLEKELEEAKLESKEDFLTKVSTKRALMNEIQRIEEAYKRYGTDYSICFVDIDHFKSINDTYGHEAGDVILSAVAQVLKKNARKVDFVGRYGGEEFVILLPSTGLKDSVKFGDKLRSMIENFKFIYKNERIKVTISSGIATRSANLSETMTLEAADKMLYLSKENGRNQVMPKIIEEK; encoded by the coding sequence ATGGCAGCAGTAACCGTTAGTCAAATAGTCAAGGAAGCCTTAAATGAGATCAAAGATCGTCATTTGATGCTAACGCCAGAGAATTACACTGAAGTCTATAATGAAATTTCTAAAAAATATGGCTTTACAACAGAAGAGAGTAAAAAGATAGAAAAATATATCTCAAGGCTTGGTGATGAATATAAAAATCAAGCCCTAAGCCTTCATATAAAGACGGTCGATGAGTTTGTCGCTTTTATGACTGCTAGGCTCTCTAGAGGTGCTCAACAAGGAGCAGGACTTGCGGCTGACGATAAAAAATTACAATCACTAAACGCATTTGCTAGAAGAATTCTACAAGCTATCTCAATGCTTCACAATAAAGATGCAAAAAGCTTAGCAGAGCAAAGTATGCAGCTACTTGCTAGAAGATATGATGAGAAAAATCTTGAAGAAATGTGCCTTAGATGGTTTGACTTTGTTAGCTCTTACGACACTGAATTTTTAGAATTTTTAAAATATTATGGCGTGAGGGACTTTGATGATTTAAAGACAATGAGTTCTGAACTTGAGAAATTTCTTACACAAAAAGATGAAGATGGCGAAGAAGATGTTTTGATTCAGCTTTTAAGCCTTACTCTTGAACCTTCTATTACAAAGGATCTTGATGAAGAGCTTAGCGCGATAAGAAGTACTTTGAAACAAAATCCTAAAACCTTAAATAGCAAAGAATTTCAAGAAAAGGTAAAGGCATTTGTTGATCGCAGAATAGAAGAAGATAGAACGGAGATCATAGAAAAAGTTGGTTCGTTAAATAATGTCTTACAAAATATAAGCGAGAGAATTTCTGATATCGCGGTTAGTTCGCAAAGTAGTTCCGATAAAGTAAAAAGCATTAAAAATGATCTTAAAAATGTAAATTTAAATACAAATAGCATTGATCAAGTAAGAAGCATGCTTATTGAGATCGCTGGTGCTTTGGAGATCGAGAGTAAAGAGCTAGGTATCGAGATGCACAATAGGCAAGCTACTATCTTAGAGCTTCAAAATAGAGTGAACAGCCTTGAAAAAGAGCTTGAAGAAGCTAAGTTGGAGAGTAAAGAGGACTTTTTGACAAAAGTATCTACTAAGCGTGCTTTGATGAATGAGATTCAACGCATTGAAGAGGCATATAAACGCTATGGGACTGATTACTCTATATGCTTTGTTGATATTGATCATTTCAAAAGCATAAACGATACTTATGGGCATGAGGCTGGAGATGTTATTCTTTCAGCAGTGGCTCAAGTGCTTAAGAAAAATGCTAGAAAGGTTGATTTTGTTGGTAGATATGGCGGTGAAGAATTTGTAATCTTACTTCCAAGCACTGGCTTAAAAGATAGTGTTAAATTTGGAGATAAGCTAAGAAGTATGATAGAAAATTTCAAATTTATCTATAAAAATGAGCGTATTAAGGTTACTATCAGCTCTGGTATAGCGACAAGAAGTGCAAATTTAAGCGAGACGATGACGCTTGAAGCTGCTGATAAGATGCTTTATCTCTCAAAAGAAAATGGTAGAAATCAAGTAATGCCAAAGATAATCGAGGAAAAATGA
- a CDS encoding Mur ligase family protein, whose protein sequence is MSLAKFLDGKPLYYKEIDYGRIIRAYATIKEHIKPFKIIHIIGTNGKGSTGRFLAQILSQNGAKVGHYTSPHIFKFNERFWLNGEVASDEILEAAHERLQALLSDEYKIKTSYFEYMTLLSAVLFEGCDYFICEAGMGGVLDATNVFEKELSIFTPIGLDHTAVLGDSLEEISRTKFEAMGKRAILNDEMNEISVAIAKEIASKRSSILSFPREILTAENLDEIAGYADKYNLPEFLRSNLTLAYAAAKILDNSIDIKKLGALSLRGRCEKIVSNLYVDVGHNELGAKAVAKKFSSKEFSNKKLTLVYNSFLDKDFKTVLAALKPVVEDVLLYHYHCEGRELGGELINKALNELEISHREFEPSDMNDIKEAKNGKIYLAFGSFHLAEAFLKEYYASKGL, encoded by the coding sequence ATGAGCCTAGCTAAATTTCTTGATGGCAAACCACTTTATTACAAAGAGATTGATTATGGCAGGATCATTAGAGCGTATGCGACTATAAAAGAGCATATAAAGCCATTTAAGATTATTCACATAATAGGCACAAATGGCAAAGGCAGCACCGGCCGCTTTTTAGCGCAAATTTTAAGCCAAAATGGTGCAAAAGTAGGGCACTACACGAGCCCACATATATTTAAATTTAATGAGCGATTTTGGCTAAATGGTGAGGTTGCTAGCGATGAAATTTTAGAGGCAGCTCATGAGCGTTTGCAAGCTCTTTTAAGCGACGAGTACAAGATAAAAACGAGCTATTTTGAGTATATGACGCTGCTTTCTGCGGTACTTTTTGAGGGTTGCGACTATTTTATCTGCGAGGCTGGCATGGGCGGTGTGCTTGATGCGACAAATGTCTTTGAAAAAGAGTTAAGTATTTTTACGCCCATCGGACTTGATCATACGGCAGTTCTTGGAGATAGTTTGGAAGAAATCTCACGCACGAAATTTGAGGCTATGGGCAAAAGAGCTATTTTAAATGATGAGATGAACGAGATAAGCGTTGCTATCGCAAAAGAGATCGCAAGCAAGAGGAGCTCAATTTTGAGCTTCCCAAGAGAAATTTTAACTGCTGAAAATTTAGACGAGATAGCAGGATATGCTGACAAATATAACTTGCCAGAATTTTTACGCTCAAATTTAACTCTAGCCTACGCTGCTGCTAAAATTTTAGATAACAGCATAGATATCAAAAAGCTTGGTGCCTTATCGCTTCGAGGTAGATGCGAAAAGATCGTTTCAAATTTATACGTTGATGTCGGTCACAACGAGCTTGGCGCAAAGGCTGTGGCTAAGAAATTTAGCTCTAAAGAGTTTAGTAACAAGAAGCTAACTCTAGTTTATAACTCATTTTTAGATAAAGATTTTAAGACGGTTTTGGCAGCTTTAAAGCCAGTCGTTGAGGATGTGCTGCTTTATCACTACCACTGCGAGGGCAGGGAGCTTGGCGGAGAGCTTATAAACAAGGCACTAAACGAGCTTGAAATTTCACATAGAGAGTTTGAGCCAAGCGATATGAACGATATAAAAGAGGCAAAAAACGGCAAAATTTACCTAGCATTTGGCTCGTTTCACCTAGCTGAAGCCTTTTTAAAAGAGTACTATGCAAGCAAAGGTCTATGA
- the mfd gene encoding transcription-repair coupling factor: protein MQAKVYEYLLTHAPQILICEDDKEAALCADAASFTGFSAFKLPDFRAKKGDDLRSFNEELFEISSVLSKYYKFDGKKIIISPFSTLLNPLPTQKNLESSTIKLKDNINLNEFADLLIRFGYECVDIVESVGEFSIRGEVIDIYGVNMDDPVRILLFGDEVESIRNYNTATQISNKAELSEAEIVPFIANLSKDEFEKVSQKIEDMQSDALVSDLNSLGFWAIDSFSDYLKEFDSKLVKKIDFEIYDVPKEKFKGIEILPEPKVYKDLEVTLNFDFFELNKSKSITVLSRNEGLFKGYELDGFANVKLEISPLVVNLTSSDKIVVSLNKFEKKRRVKRSSLVVDELKVNDYVVHEDYGIGRFLGLEKIKVLGATKEFVVIAYQNDDKLLLPVEHLNLIDRYIAQNGSMAVLDRLGKANFAKIKEKVREKLFAIASKIVAMAAKRELIAGKILQKEDISYLNFVQDAGFSYTSDQQKAVNDIRDELKSGKVMDRLLSGDVGFGKTEVAMNAIFTCIKSGFSAFFFVPTTLLSSQHYKTLSQRFSKFGIKVFRLDRFSSTKEKASLQKALKENEPIVCVGTHALLGVKAENLGLIVVDEEHKFGVKQKEQLKEISQHSHILSMSATPIPRSLNMALSKIKTYSILATPPSSRLDVRTSVREWDEKVVKEAIMRELRRGGQTFYIHNHIADIEQTANDLRKILPKLRILILHSKVNAKVTEDEMMKFEQGEYDLLLCTSIVESGIHLPNANTIIVENANKFGMADLHQLRGRVGRSDKQAYCYFLVEDKNAISKDALKRLVALEGNSFLGAGSVLAYHDLEIRGGGNIIGEAQSGHIEAIGYSLYLKMLEDEINKLLNQDSAKLDKIDLKLSVSAFLNQEFIREDRLRLEIYRRLSKCKEVGEVYEIQSELEDRFGKIDMFTKQFLDVIIIKILALKAGIKTISNSEQNILITKNDDEKIRLKSRSKDDDDVLAEILVYLRKDKK, encoded by the coding sequence ATGCAAGCAAAGGTCTATGAGTATCTTTTAACACACGCCCCACAAATTCTCATCTGCGAAGATGACAAAGAGGCGGCACTCTGCGCTGATGCGGCCAGTTTTACTGGCTTTAGCGCATTTAAACTACCTGATTTTAGAGCTAAAAAGGGTGATGATCTAAGAAGCTTTAACGAAGAGCTTTTTGAAATTTCATCCGTTCTTAGCAAATACTATAAATTTGATGGCAAAAAGATCATCATAAGCCCATTTAGCACGCTTTTAAACCCACTTCCAACGCAAAAAAACCTAGAAAGCTCAACAATCAAGCTAAAAGATAATATAAATTTAAACGAATTTGCCGACTTGCTCATACGCTTTGGTTACGAGTGCGTCGATATCGTTGAGAGCGTTGGCGAGTTTAGTATCCGTGGCGAAGTCATTGACATTTACGGCGTAAATATGGACGATCCAGTTAGAATTTTACTCTTTGGCGATGAGGTGGAGAGCATTAGAAACTATAACACCGCCACACAAATTAGCAACAAAGCTGAGTTAAGCGAAGCCGAGATCGTACCATTTATCGCAAATTTGAGCAAAGATGAGTTTGAAAAAGTTAGCCAAAAGATCGAGGATATGCAAAGCGATGCCTTGGTGAGTGATCTAAATTCGCTTGGATTTTGGGCGATAGATAGCTTTAGTGACTATTTAAAAGAATTTGACTCAAAACTTGTTAAAAAAATCGATTTTGAAATTTATGATGTGCCCAAGGAGAAATTTAAGGGCATTGAAATTTTGCCTGAGCCAAAGGTCTATAAAGACCTAGAAGTTACTTTAAATTTTGACTTTTTTGAGCTAAATAAGAGTAAAAGCATAACCGTTCTTTCAAGAAATGAGGGGCTTTTTAAGGGCTATGAGCTTGATGGATTTGCAAATGTCAAACTTGAAATTTCGCCCCTTGTAGTAAATTTAACCTCAAGCGACAAGATCGTAGTATCACTTAATAAATTTGAGAAAAAAAGGCGAGTTAAGCGCTCAAGCCTTGTGGTGGATGAGCTAAAAGTAAATGACTACGTCGTGCATGAAGATTATGGTATAGGCAGATTTTTGGGGCTTGAAAAGATCAAGGTTTTAGGCGCGACGAAGGAATTTGTGGTTATCGCCTACCAAAATGACGATAAGCTTCTTTTGCCAGTTGAACATCTAAATCTGATAGACCGCTACATCGCGCAAAATGGCTCTATGGCGGTGCTTGATCGCTTAGGCAAGGCAAATTTTGCCAAGATAAAAGAGAAGGTTAGAGAAAAACTCTTTGCGATCGCTTCAAAGATAGTCGCGATGGCAGCAAAAAGAGAGCTAATCGCAGGCAAAATTTTACAAAAAGAGGATATCTCTTATCTAAATTTCGTCCAAGATGCTGGTTTTTCATACACGAGCGATCAGCAAAAAGCAGTAAATGATATAAGAGATGAGCTAAAAAGCGGCAAGGTGATGGATAGGCTGCTTAGCGGAGATGTTGGCTTTGGTAAGACCGAAGTCGCGATGAATGCCATATTTACCTGCATAAAATCAGGCTTTAGCGCGTTTTTCTTCGTGCCAACGACACTTCTTAGCTCGCAGCACTACAAGACACTAAGCCAGAGGTTTAGCAAATTTGGCATAAAGGTCTTTAGGCTGGATCGCTTCTCAAGTACAAAAGAAAAGGCGAGCCTGCAAAAAGCGCTAAAAGAAAATGAGCCCATAGTTTGCGTGGGTACGCATGCGCTTCTTGGCGTAAAGGCTGAAAATTTAGGGCTTATAGTGGTTGATGAGGAGCATAAATTTGGCGTTAAGCAAAAAGAGCAGCTAAAAGAAATTTCTCAGCACTCACACATCTTAAGCATGAGCGCCACGCCGATACCAAGAAGCCTAAATATGGCGCTTAGTAAGATAAAAACATATAGCATTTTAGCCACTCCGCCAAGCTCGAGGCTGGATGTGAGAACAAGTGTGAGAGAGTGGGACGAAAAGGTCGTCAAAGAGGCGATCATGCGTGAGTTAAGACGCGGCGGGCAGACTTTTTACATTCACAACCATATCGCAGACATAGAGCAAACGGCAAATGATCTAAGGAAAATTTTGCCAAAGCTTAGGATTTTGATCCTGCATTCAAAGGTAAATGCGAAAGTTACTGAAGATGAGATGATGAAATTTGAGCAGGGTGAGTACGACTTGCTGCTTTGCACCAGTATCGTTGAAAGTGGCATTCATTTGCCAAATGCAAACACCATAATTGTAGAAAATGCCAATAAATTTGGCATGGCTGACCTGCACCAGCTGCGTGGACGAGTTGGCAGAAGCGACAAGCAGGCCTACTGCTACTTTTTGGTGGAAGATAAAAACGCCATTAGCAAAGACGCTCTAAAACGCCTTGTCGCACTTGAAGGCAACTCATTTTTGGGCGCTGGCTCAGTGTTAGCCTATCACGACCTTGAGATAAGAGGTGGTGGTAACATCATCGGCGAGGCACAAAGCGGCCACATTGAGGCTATCGGCTACTCGCTATATCTAAAAATGCTAGAAGATGAGATAAATAAGCTTCTAAATCAAGACTCTGCAAAGCTTGACAAGATCGATCTAAAACTTAGCGTAAGTGCCTTTTTAAATCAAGAATTTATAAGAGAAGATAGGCTAAGGCTTGAAATTTACAGGCGTCTTAGCAAGTGCAAAGAAGTGGGTGAGGTCTATGAGATACAAAGCGAGCTTGAGGATAGATTTGGCAAGATAGATATGTTTACAAAGCAGTTTTTAGACGTTATTATCATCAAAATTTTAGCTCTAAAAGCTGGCATAAAAACGATCTCAAATAGTGAGCAAAACATACTAATAACAAAAAATGACGATGAAAAGATCAGGCTAAAGTCACGTAGCAAGGATGATGACGATGTATTGGCTGAAATTTTGGTCTATCTAAGAAAGGATAAGAAGTGA